Proteins encoded by one window of Nocardia goodfellowii:
- a CDS encoding TetR/AcrR family transcriptional regulator produces MPRQVDHDLRRHQIAEAVWRLAGRGGLEQVTLRLVAAEAGVSARLLQYYFGTREQLLLGALEILNNDAEQQAKERMAALGEAPGMRAIVRGVLHEMLPLDEERRNRHVVYAAYFIRFLTEPALVAVARDSPPALANLVADLIIEGQRLGQVRDDTDPAAEAAFLLAGTEGLQTRVLLAQLSAERAVELIDRQLDRIFISKSRATGDPGD; encoded by the coding sequence ATGCCCCGGCAGGTCGACCATGATTTGCGCCGCCACCAGATCGCGGAAGCGGTGTGGCGGCTGGCCGGACGCGGCGGGCTCGAACAAGTAACCCTGCGGCTGGTCGCCGCGGAGGCCGGAGTCTCGGCACGACTTCTGCAGTACTACTTCGGCACTCGGGAGCAGCTGCTGCTCGGCGCCTTGGAAATACTCAACAACGACGCAGAACAACAAGCGAAAGAACGGATGGCCGCCCTCGGCGAAGCGCCGGGTATGCGCGCGATCGTGCGCGGTGTCCTACATGAAATGCTGCCGCTCGATGAGGAACGCCGTAACCGCCACGTTGTTTACGCGGCGTATTTCATCCGATTTCTGACCGAACCCGCCCTCGTCGCGGTGGCTCGGGATTCGCCGCCCGCACTGGCGAACCTGGTGGCCGACTTGATCATTGAAGGGCAGCGGCTCGGCCAGGTCCGCGACGATACCGATCCCGCGGCCGAGGCGGCTTTTCTTCTGGCGGGGACTGAAGGCCTGCAAACCCGAGTACTGCTCGCGCAACTGTCCGCAGAGCGTGCAGTCGAGCTGATCGACAGGCAATTGGACCGCATCTTCATCAGCAAGTCTCGGGCCACGGGAGATCCTGGAGACTGA
- a CDS encoding carboxylesterase/lipase family protein yields MWCEADGKPDSRCFAGLLMRDPPFGSRRFRAPVECERWDGVRDASVFGHAVPQAGHTGSVMGAVAGVVEDGSDDCLSLNVWSPAPGRGGLPVMVWIHGGAYLQGSSANPHADGAVLAAAGVVVVSINYRTGFEGFAHIAGAPDNRGILDQIAALRWVRHNIEMFGGDPGNVTVFGQSAGAGCIAALTCMPLAAGLFSRAIAQSVPGTFFTPELAAAISAAITGALGVHATVEDLASVPPAAFIDATQAIVTTMPRFADVWGPMALTPTPFSPVLDPEHLPQAPWQALNNGAARNIDLLVGHTRDEYRLFTTHLDRDPTQEQVSEAITRCRGLPDDGRYRDAYLDATLAQLHEIVNADWLFRMPSLHLAHAQHAGGGHAWTYELCWGFDSDQGASHSLDFLLVFGTLTTDDIQRHPTAYPNAVAEAVKVAGHMRADWVRFATTGNPGWGAYEPRARTTRVYTAQPFTAAYPEERSRRIWQAHHFDALSPHIR; encoded by the coding sequence GTGTGGTGCGAGGCAGATGGGAAACCGGACTCGCGGTGTTTCGCGGGATTGCTTATGCGCGACCCTCCGTTCGGGTCCCGTCGGTTCCGGGCGCCTGTTGAGTGCGAACGGTGGGATGGCGTGCGCGATGCTTCTGTGTTCGGTCACGCGGTTCCACAGGCCGGGCACACCGGATCGGTGATGGGGGCTGTGGCTGGTGTCGTCGAGGACGGTTCGGATGACTGTCTGTCGCTGAATGTGTGGTCTCCCGCTCCGGGCAGGGGCGGGCTGCCGGTGATGGTGTGGATTCATGGCGGGGCCTACCTGCAGGGCAGCTCAGCCAACCCGCATGCCGACGGCGCGGTCTTGGCTGCCGCTGGTGTGGTGGTCGTCAGCATCAACTACCGCACCGGATTCGAAGGCTTCGCCCACATCGCCGGTGCGCCGGACAACCGCGGCATCCTCGACCAGATCGCCGCCCTGCGATGGGTGCGGCACAACATCGAAATGTTCGGTGGCGATCCCGGCAACGTCACCGTGTTCGGTCAGTCCGCGGGTGCGGGTTGCATCGCGGCGCTGACCTGCATGCCGTTGGCGGCTGGATTGTTTAGTCGCGCGATAGCGCAGAGCGTCCCAGGAACCTTCTTCACACCGGAGCTGGCCGCAGCGATCTCGGCAGCCATCACCGGTGCACTCGGCGTGCACGCCACCGTCGAGGACCTCGCTTCCGTTCCGCCCGCTGCTTTCATCGACGCCACCCAGGCGATCGTCACAACGATGCCGCGATTCGCCGACGTGTGGGGGCCGATGGCTTTGACGCCGACGCCGTTCTCGCCGGTTCTCGACCCCGAGCACCTGCCGCAAGCTCCCTGGCAAGCCTTGAACAACGGTGCCGCACGCAATATTGATCTACTGGTTGGGCACACCCGCGACGAATACCGCCTCTTCACGACACACCTCGACCGCGATCCGACTCAGGAACAGGTCAGCGAAGCAATCACCCGCTGTCGCGGCCTGCCCGACGACGGCCGGTACCGGGACGCATATCTCGACGCCACACTCGCCCAGCTGCACGAGATCGTCAACGCCGACTGGCTGTTTCGGATGCCGAGTCTGCACTTGGCCCACGCCCAGCACGCCGGCGGTGGTCATGCTTGGACCTATGAGCTGTGCTGGGGCTTCGACAGCGACCAGGGCGCCTCGCACAGCCTGGACTTCCTGCTCGTGTTCGGCACACTCACCACCGACGACATCCAGCGACATCCGACCGCTTATCCGAACGCCGTTGCTGAGGCCGTGAAGGTCGCCGGGCATATGCGCGCGGATTGGGTGCGATTCGCCACCACCGGGAACCCTGGATGGGGCGCCTACGAGCCGCGGGCGCGGACCACGCGGGTATACACCGCACAGCCTTTCACTGCCGCTTATCCAGAAGAGCGGTCACGCCGAATCTGGCAGGCGCACCACTTCGACGCACTGAGTCCCCACATCCGGTAA
- a CDS encoding haloalkane dehalogenase, translated as MLIDFVPDRELYPFESRWFDSSAGRVHYIDEGSGPAILFCHGAPAWSFLYRDIVQGLRDRYRCIAVDYLGFGLSERPTGFGYTVAEHTTVLGELIDHLRLDDFVLMGHDWGGPIGLGALTERAARVRGIVLGNTVFWPIEAIANRAFSAIMSSRPMQRRILEQNFLVERVLLAELGRTLTAAEADHYRAVQPTAEARRGLAIMPKEIRAARPLLDRLARDVPVLLGDKPTLLVWGMRDMVFRANDCIPRMRAAFTDLDVVELPHARHFIQEHASDAITAAITKRFP; from the coding sequence ATGTTGATCGATTTTGTTCCCGACAGGGAGCTGTACCCATTCGAGTCGCGCTGGTTCGACTCGTCTGCCGGGCGGGTGCACTACATCGATGAGGGCAGCGGACCGGCGATCCTGTTCTGTCACGGTGCTCCGGCGTGGAGTTTCCTCTATCGCGACATCGTGCAGGGCTTGCGTGATCGGTACCGGTGTATCGCCGTCGACTATCTGGGTTTCGGATTGTCCGAACGGCCTACGGGTTTCGGTTACACCGTCGCTGAGCACACCACGGTCCTCGGCGAGCTGATCGATCACCTGCGACTCGACGACTTCGTTCTGATGGGACACGACTGGGGTGGACCCATCGGTCTGGGCGCGCTCACCGAACGCGCGGCTCGGGTGCGGGGGATCGTGCTGGGCAACACGGTGTTCTGGCCGATCGAAGCGATAGCTAATCGGGCTTTCAGCGCGATCATGAGCAGCCGTCCGATGCAGCGGCGGATACTCGAACAGAATTTCCTTGTCGAGCGGGTCTTGCTCGCGGAGTTGGGGCGCACACTCACCGCGGCCGAGGCGGACCATTACCGCGCGGTGCAGCCCACTGCGGAGGCCCGGCGCGGACTGGCCATCATGCCCAAAGAGATCCGTGCCGCGCGCCCGCTGTTGGACCGGCTTGCCCGAGACGTGCCTGTTCTGCTCGGTGACAAGCCGACCCTGCTGGTGTGGGGCATGCGGGACATGGTGTTCCGTGCGAACGACTGCATTCCTCGGATGCGGGCCGCCTTCACCGATCTCGACGTGGTCGAGCTACCACACGCCCGGCACTTCATTCAGGAACATGCATCGGATGCGATCACAGCGGCGATCACAAAACGATTCCCGTAA
- a CDS encoding MFS transporter, which translates to MTTTEHTSDTVVPQANRWSAVAAVAVGTFLLVTAEQLPIGLLSAVGGALRISAGTAGLMVTGASIVAALAAPVVPLVIGRLDRRVLLVALMGLMTVANTISAVAPNLGVMLASRVLVGIAIGGFWAVAAGLAVRLVTEQAVPKATAIIFGGVGAANVLGVPLGTALGGFAGWRLAFAALSVLALVVLVVLVAVLPPLVATRPVGLVQLAEQFRNPGARAGIVATFLVVTGHFAAYTFIGPVLQQLSGISAEFVGPLLLGFGVAGIAGNFLVGAFIGRAVHPTVFGIAAGLAVLVLLFPLLGRGPIGGVMLLIAWGLVFGGVSVSLQTWMIKAAPSAVEAASALWVAVFNLAIGLGALAGGMVVDSASLSAMLVFAGVVLLLAALAVWTHHPSDRSAPDSHAQRLSN; encoded by the coding sequence TTGACTACGACAGAGCACACCTCCGATACTGTTGTCCCACAGGCGAATCGCTGGTCGGCCGTGGCCGCAGTGGCAGTCGGGACGTTTCTGCTCGTGACGGCCGAGCAGTTGCCTATCGGGTTGCTGTCCGCCGTCGGCGGCGCATTGCGGATCTCTGCGGGCACGGCCGGATTGATGGTGACCGGGGCCAGTATCGTGGCCGCGCTGGCGGCGCCGGTAGTGCCGCTGGTCATCGGCCGGCTCGATCGCCGGGTGTTGCTCGTCGCTCTGATGGGCCTCATGACGGTGGCCAACACGATCTCGGCGGTGGCGCCGAATTTGGGCGTCATGCTGGCCTCCAGAGTGCTGGTCGGCATCGCGATCGGCGGCTTCTGGGCGGTGGCCGCAGGACTGGCGGTGCGACTGGTGACCGAGCAGGCCGTACCGAAAGCCACGGCCATCATCTTCGGCGGAGTCGGTGCGGCGAACGTGCTCGGCGTCCCCCTCGGGACCGCGTTGGGTGGATTCGCGGGCTGGCGCCTGGCTTTCGCGGCCCTGAGCGTGCTGGCTCTGGTCGTCTTGGTGGTCTTGGTCGCGGTGCTGCCGCCGTTGGTTGCCACCCGACCTGTCGGGCTTGTCCAGCTGGCTGAGCAGTTTCGCAATCCCGGCGCGCGAGCGGGCATCGTAGCCACGTTCCTTGTCGTGACCGGGCATTTCGCCGCCTATACCTTCATCGGGCCGGTTCTGCAGCAACTGTCCGGGATCAGCGCCGAATTCGTCGGCCCGCTGTTGCTGGGATTCGGCGTGGCGGGCATCGCCGGGAACTTCCTCGTGGGCGCGTTTATCGGGCGGGCTGTGCACCCGACGGTGTTCGGCATCGCCGCAGGATTGGCCGTGCTGGTATTGCTGTTCCCGCTGCTCGGTCGCGGACCGATCGGCGGGGTGATGTTGTTGATCGCATGGGGGCTGGTCTTCGGTGGAGTGTCGGTGAGCTTGCAGACGTGGATGATCAAAGCCGCGCCCAGCGCGGTGGAAGCCGCGTCCGCACTGTGGGTCGCGGTATTCAACCTGGCGATCGGGCTCGGCGCGCTGGCCGGCGGAATGGTCGTCGACTCCGCCTCGCTGTCCGCGATGCTGGTCTTCGCCGGGGTAGTGCTGCTCCTGGCCGCGCTCGCGGTCTGGACCCACCACCCCTCCGATAGGAGCGCGCCGGATAGCCATGCGCAGCGACTGAGCAACTGA
- a CDS encoding nitroreductase/quinone reductase family protein, translating to MQHRVVTTGQRYIGNPILGRLPVQTLLETTGRKSGQPRITPIGGRRSGNSFWLVSEFGEKSQYIRNIQADNHVRLRIRGRWYSGTAHLMPGDDARARLRELPRANSAVVRALGTDLLTVRIDLD from the coding sequence CTGCAACACCGGGTAGTAACGACAGGGCAACGGTACATCGGTAACCCGATCCTGGGTCGGCTGCCGGTTCAGACTTTGCTCGAAACAACGGGACGTAAGAGTGGTCAGCCGCGGATCACGCCGATCGGCGGCCGCCGAAGCGGCAACTCCTTCTGGCTCGTTTCCGAGTTCGGCGAGAAATCGCAATACATCCGGAACATCCAGGCGGACAACCATGTTCGGCTGCGTATTCGTGGTCGGTGGTACTCCGGCACAGCTCACTTGATGCCCGGCGACGACGCACGAGCTCGGCTGCGTGAACTGCCGCGGGCCAACAGTGCAGTTGTGCGAGCGCTCGGTACCGATCTGCTGACCGTTCGCATCGACTTGGATTGA
- a CDS encoding carboxylesterase/lipase family protein, protein MGEQNGDSVVATESGRVRGGGDDRVRHFRGIPYAAAPINEKRWAAPQPVQSWTGVREATNPGPVCVQPEASDMPSGVPQSEDCLTLDVTVPTGPGENRPVMVWLPGGGFITGAGSIYDPTRLARTGDIVVVTVNYRLGVYGFFAHPELGDSNFGLQDQMAALRWVRANIAHFGGDPAQVTLAGASAGAMSACTLMTAPEARNLFQRAIVQSGSCRTSHPAGALGEGVGAISTWQPLATIQGAAQALAGHLSCADLACLRALPAETLLPYTAMFPLVAYETPLVPREPSNAFAAGQASNIALLRGNTFDEHAEFTVSAYPEPITADRYSAILKTAFGNAADHVESSYPVDEFSSPTAAASRVFSDRDWICGSWRSGRDHAERAPTYVYTFTDSTAPTPGGNPVPALVQPATVHGSEVYFLFDFHDGPQLTSAQRSLAEQLAGYWSRFIRTGDPNGDSAPTWPRLDASDLALSLNPDTIEPVNMRTTHHCDLWDA, encoded by the coding sequence TTGGGTGAGCAGAATGGCGATTCGGTGGTCGCCACCGAGTCCGGCAGGGTCCGCGGTGGCGGCGATGACCGGGTGCGACACTTCCGGGGCATCCCGTACGCGGCCGCGCCGATCAACGAGAAGCGTTGGGCCGCACCGCAACCTGTGCAGAGTTGGACGGGTGTGCGCGAGGCGACGAACCCGGGTCCGGTCTGCGTGCAACCGGAAGCATCCGATATGCCATCCGGTGTTCCGCAGAGCGAGGACTGCTTGACTCTCGACGTGACCGTGCCCACCGGACCCGGCGAGAATCGCCCGGTCATGGTGTGGCTCCCGGGCGGCGGCTTCATCACCGGCGCCGGCTCGATCTACGATCCGACACGTCTGGCGCGGACCGGCGACATCGTGGTGGTCACCGTGAACTACCGGTTGGGTGTGTACGGCTTCTTCGCCCACCCGGAACTGGGCGACAGCAACTTCGGGCTCCAAGATCAAATGGCGGCGCTGCGCTGGGTTCGAGCCAATATCGCCCACTTCGGCGGGGATCCAGCCCAGGTCACCTTGGCTGGAGCCTCCGCCGGTGCGATGAGCGCATGCACCCTCATGACAGCGCCGGAAGCGCGAAACCTGTTCCAGCGTGCGATCGTTCAAAGCGGATCCTGCCGGACCAGCCACCCTGCCGGGGCTCTCGGGGAAGGTGTCGGCGCGATCTCGACCTGGCAGCCGCTCGCCACCATCCAGGGTGCCGCTCAGGCTTTGGCCGGGCACCTGTCTTGCGCCGACCTCGCTTGTCTGCGTGCGCTGCCTGCCGAGACCCTACTTCCGTACACCGCCATGTTCCCGCTTGTCGCGTATGAAACGCCCCTCGTGCCGAGGGAGCCGAGTAACGCTTTCGCCGCCGGACAAGCGTCCAACATCGCACTGCTGCGAGGCAATACGTTCGATGAACATGCCGAGTTCACCGTGAGCGCCTATCCGGAGCCGATTACCGCCGATCGGTACTCGGCAATCCTGAAAACCGCGTTCGGCAACGCTGCTGACCACGTCGAAAGTTCCTACCCAGTAGACGAATTCAGTTCACCGACCGCCGCGGCCAGCCGCGTCTTCAGCGACCGCGACTGGATCTGTGGTTCCTGGAGGTCCGGGCGTGACCACGCCGAACGGGCTCCCACCTATGTCTATACCTTCACCGACTCCACCGCCCCGACCCCTGGCGGAAATCCGGTGCCCGCGCTCGTGCAACCCGCGACCGTCCACGGATCAGAGGTGTACTTCCTCTTCGACTTCCACGACGGCCCGCAGCTCACCAGCGCTCAGCGCTCCCTGGCCGAACAACTCGCCGGGTATTGGAGTCGATTCATCCGAACCGGCGACCCGAACGGGGATTCCGCGCCCACCTGGCCTCGACTCGACGCTTCAGATCTGGCTCTCTCGCTCAACCCTGACACAATCGAACCCGTCAACATGCGGACCACCCACCACTGCGATCTGTGGGACGCGTGA
- a CDS encoding TetR/AcrR family transcriptional regulator — translation MPRPREFDEQEVVAKATAVFRRRGYHATSVRDLGEELALKPSSLYRTFTDKHTLFLRALDHYRAHDSAEAERRLEQADSCREALRDWMIWMISGAPEAEDADGCFVVNTATELGTTDAAVRQRIEAAFEVTREALHNVLRRGLAAAELPADLDIDAAVEFLFTTVLGLRVRERAGHSPARLITAIDFAISSLGPAPENA, via the coding sequence GTGCCACGCCCGCGCGAGTTCGACGAGCAGGAGGTGGTCGCCAAGGCGACCGCCGTCTTCCGGCGCCGCGGCTACCACGCCACTTCCGTCCGTGACTTGGGCGAGGAACTGGCCCTCAAGCCCAGCAGCCTCTACCGGACCTTCACCGACAAGCACACCCTGTTCCTGCGCGCACTCGACCACTACCGCGCCCACGACTCAGCCGAAGCCGAACGCCGTCTCGAACAGGCGGATTCGTGTCGAGAAGCGTTGCGAGACTGGATGATCTGGATGATCAGCGGTGCCCCCGAGGCGGAGGACGCCGACGGGTGCTTCGTGGTCAACACCGCCACCGAGCTCGGCACCACCGACGCCGCGGTGCGGCAACGCATCGAAGCCGCATTCGAGGTCACCCGCGAAGCTCTCCACAATGTGCTCCGCCGTGGCCTCGCCGCCGCGGAACTGCCCGCCGACCTCGATATCGACGCAGCGGTCGAATTCCTCTTCACCACCGTGCTCGGCTTGCGAGTCAGAGAACGTGCCGGTCACAGCCCAGCCCGATTGATCACCGCGATAGATTTCGCCATCAGCTCACTCGGCCCCGCACCCGAAAACGCGTGA
- a CDS encoding TetR/AcrR family transcriptional regulator — protein sequence MRVDAAGNRERIIEAYRQLVAPANPDPRMDDVATAAGIARGTLYRHFKDRDTLRRAVHVRVLDETEQLMRDAAGRAAPVEHVLGTVVRESFDRVRLVQLLSSHQDYFDRRIARRWARWKRPLIELVLAAQRRGELRADLPADWLVDTLLWTVYAIAMSDTPPGHRDPADAALSLFLEGARPR from the coding sequence GTGCGCGTGGACGCGGCCGGCAACCGCGAACGGATCATCGAGGCCTATCGACAGCTGGTCGCCCCCGCGAATCCGGACCCGCGGATGGACGATGTCGCGACAGCGGCCGGCATCGCGCGTGGCACTCTCTACCGGCACTTCAAAGACCGGGACACACTGCGCAGGGCTGTGCACGTCCGCGTTCTGGACGAGACGGAACAGCTGATGCGCGACGCGGCCGGCCGGGCTGCCCCGGTGGAACATGTACTGGGCACTGTTGTGCGGGAGAGTTTCGACCGAGTTCGGTTGGTGCAGTTACTCTCCAGCCACCAAGACTATTTCGATCGGCGGATCGCCCGCCGCTGGGCCAGGTGGAAACGCCCGCTGATCGAACTGGTGCTCGCCGCGCAGCGCCGCGGCGAGTTGCGCGCCGACCTCCCCGCCGATTGGCTCGTCGACACCCTGTTGTGGACCGTGTACGCGATCGCTATGAGCGACACACCACCGGGTCATCGCGATCCGGCGGACGCGGCGCTCTCCCTGTTCCTCGAAGGCGCCCGACCTCGGTGA
- a CDS encoding DUF1772 domain-containing protein, whose translation MRPTTIPLATTGAYATMASLVFAITAAETIFVYPNMFRDVPESLALADEFMTVVDIGSVMRPMGGVMTLCAVIAIVVALWARQARGWVAASLVFLISGQFLLSVLYQWPRASILGERDQHTLEEIERAATEFLVGHGFRIVASLATAVLAIAAVFSIYRARVLAEARRGHAGDEGAE comes from the coding sequence ATGAGGCCAACCACAATTCCCCTTGCGACCACCGGTGCGTACGCGACGATGGCCAGTCTCGTTTTCGCGATCACTGCCGCCGAGACGATCTTCGTGTATCCCAACATGTTTCGCGACGTCCCGGAATCACTGGCGTTGGCCGACGAGTTCATGACCGTGGTGGATATCGGCAGCGTGATGCGCCCGATGGGCGGGGTGATGACACTGTGCGCGGTGATCGCGATCGTGGTCGCGCTGTGGGCACGGCAGGCTCGAGGTTGGGTCGCCGCATCGCTCGTTTTCCTGATCAGCGGTCAGTTCCTGCTGTCGGTCCTCTACCAGTGGCCGCGGGCGAGCATCTTGGGTGAACGAGACCAGCACACACTGGAGGAGATCGAGCGCGCGGCGACGGAATTCCTTGTCGGACATGGGTTCCGGATCGTCGCGTCGCTCGCCACGGCGGTATTGGCGATAGCCGCGGTGTTCTCGATTTACCGTGCCCGGGTCCTCGCGGAGGCGCGGCGCGGACATGCGGGAGATGAAGGGGCCGAGTGA
- a CDS encoding aromatic ring-hydroxylating oxygenase subunit alpha: protein MSATVDQLAAGVGAIDPEEVDRLLSDRRALPASFYYDPALFRLEQRLLLGRAWQAVATLHELRDPGDYLTTEVAAVPVVVVRDRDGTLRAFINVCRHRANTVATGSGNCRTLQCAYHGWTYSLDGSLKGIPQRNKGDLPPANTLALRPISVDTFGGIVFVCLEPQESLLDQLGDMPAMMERAGYDFPFADPNSGLIPVPAGTEDHGVVRANWKLAVDNANECYHCPTIHPQTICAVTGAEFDYELNTSGKFGMVVGQHLAPQWQAEFPDGKTGSQYGYAQYTLWPNTLIVSGYVGEHILRFEPTGPGTTRTISSAYQRPELPTEPVEKMNALLFGRGVAEDIEVLEQVQHGLESGYYEPGPLMNGPEGVIHAFQRQVWDILRPAFRKH from the coding sequence ATGTCGGCCACAGTGGACCAACTCGCCGCGGGAGTCGGCGCGATCGACCCGGAAGAAGTAGACCGACTACTCAGCGACCGGCGCGCACTGCCCGCCAGCTTCTACTACGACCCTGCGCTGTTCCGGCTGGAACAGCGGCTGCTCCTGGGCCGCGCCTGGCAAGCCGTCGCGACGCTGCACGAGCTGCGTGACCCGGGCGACTACCTGACAACCGAAGTCGCCGCCGTGCCGGTAGTGGTGGTGCGCGACCGGGACGGCACGCTGCGAGCGTTCATCAATGTGTGCAGGCACCGAGCCAATACCGTCGCAACCGGTAGTGGCAACTGCCGCACCCTGCAGTGCGCCTACCACGGCTGGACCTACTCCCTGGATGGCTCGCTGAAAGGCATACCGCAGCGCAACAAGGGTGATCTGCCGCCCGCGAATACACTGGCCTTGCGGCCGATCTCGGTGGACACTTTCGGCGGTATCGTCTTCGTCTGCCTCGAACCGCAGGAATCGCTCCTCGACCAGCTCGGTGACATGCCAGCGATGATGGAGCGGGCCGGTTACGACTTCCCCTTCGCCGACCCGAACAGCGGACTGATCCCGGTACCGGCGGGCACCGAAGACCACGGCGTAGTCCGTGCGAACTGGAAACTCGCTGTGGACAACGCGAATGAGTGCTACCACTGCCCGACGATCCACCCACAGACAATCTGCGCTGTCACCGGCGCCGAATTCGACTACGAGCTCAACACCAGCGGAAAGTTCGGGATGGTCGTCGGCCAACACCTGGCACCGCAATGGCAGGCTGAATTCCCCGACGGAAAGACCGGTAGCCAGTACGGATATGCCCAATACACCCTGTGGCCCAACACGCTGATCGTCAGCGGGTATGTCGGCGAGCACATCCTGCGTTTCGAACCCACCGGTCCTGGCACTACTCGAACCATCAGCAGCGCATACCAGCGACCCGAACTACCGACCGAACCGGTCGAGAAAATGAACGCCCTTCTATTCGGCCGAGGGGTCGCCGAGGACATCGAGGTCTTGGAACAGGTGCAACACGGTCTCGAGTCCGGCTATTACGAACCCGGCCCGCTCATGAATGGCCCCGAGGGAGTCATCCACGCATTCCAACGGCAAGTGTGGGACATCCTGCGCCCGGCATTCCGCAAGCATTAG
- a CDS encoding MerR family transcriptional regulator, producing MGIGELARRTGLAVRTIRFYCDEGMLESQRSPGGHRMFDADDATDRLLLIRRLRALGLGLDSITDVLHGRRSMTEVIAAESARLAIEFETMAWRQAALRAVATTSLEHQPGRLTLLAAAQDGTAVYNRLVEFWREVLAPLPRCDSDPWVCWNVPNPPAVPSVDEVVAYAELAALVADPSMSSIVRQQYWRNRPEMIRDPRTLYEEVGEVMVDVVPLVAEAVPPYAGGELDRFVAAHARARGERDSSSFRSQLLSDATDTDYRVQRYWTLTEQFFPSRVTIGRAHDWLFNALADSADRGPDLTSMN from the coding sequence GTGGGCATCGGGGAGCTGGCGCGGAGGACCGGCCTCGCGGTTCGGACCATCAGGTTCTACTGCGACGAAGGCATGCTCGAGTCGCAGCGCAGCCCAGGCGGACACCGAATGTTCGATGCCGACGATGCCACCGACCGACTGCTGCTGATCCGGCGTCTGCGTGCCCTCGGTCTAGGTTTGGACTCGATCACCGACGTGCTGCACGGCCGGCGATCGATGACAGAAGTCATCGCCGCCGAAAGTGCGCGTCTGGCAATCGAATTCGAGACTATGGCATGGCGGCAGGCTGCACTGCGCGCTGTCGCGACAACCTCCCTCGAGCACCAACCTGGGCGGCTCACCTTGCTGGCGGCAGCACAGGACGGCACTGCGGTATACAACCGCCTCGTCGAGTTCTGGCGAGAGGTTCTCGCGCCGTTGCCCCGGTGTGACAGCGACCCGTGGGTGTGTTGGAACGTCCCGAATCCGCCGGCGGTCCCCTCCGTCGACGAAGTGGTCGCGTATGCGGAGCTGGCCGCTCTCGTGGCCGACCCCTCGATGAGCAGCATTGTGCGGCAGCAATATTGGCGTAATCGGCCGGAGATGATTCGTGACCCGCGAACGCTGTACGAAGAGGTGGGGGAGGTGATGGTAGACGTCGTCCCGCTCGTAGCAGAGGCGGTGCCACCGTATGCCGGAGGCGAACTCGATCGGTTCGTCGCCGCTCACGCTCGGGCGCGAGGAGAACGTGACTCCTCGAGCTTTCGCAGCCAGTTGCTCAGTGACGCAACCGATACCGACTACCGGGTCCAGCGCTACTGGACGCTGACAGAGCAGTTCTTCCCATCGCGGGTCACGATCGGAAGGGCTCACGACTGGTTGTTCAACGCGCTGGCGGACTCGGCCGATCGCGGACCGGACCTTACCTCCATGAATTGA